A genomic segment from Gossypium hirsutum isolate 1008001.06 chromosome D04, Gossypium_hirsutum_v2.1, whole genome shotgun sequence encodes:
- the LOC107899541 gene encoding trihelix transcription factor GT-3b encodes MEGHHRHHHHHQQQHLQQQQQPVSVNVEADRFPQWSVQETKDFLMIRAELDQSFMETKRNKLLWEVISTRMREKGYNRSAEQCKCKWKNLFTRYKGCGTVDAETVRQQFPFYDELQAIFTARMQSVLCSESEGGGATGSKKKAAQAQLSSDEEDDTEENEYSFRKKKKGKTGGGSSSKSGSINIKEMLEDFMRQQLQMEMQWREALESRENERRMKEMEWRQTMEVLENERIMMERRWREREEQRRIREEARAEKRDALITALLNKLRREDQM; translated from the exons ATGGAGGGACATCATcgccatcatcatcatcatcagcagCAACATCTGCAGCAACAACAACAGCCTGTAAGTGTCAACGTTGAAGCTGATAGGTTTCCTCAATGGAGTGTTCAAGAGACAAAGGATTTTTTAATGATCAGAGCAGAGCTGGATCAAAGTTTCATGGAGACCAAAAGGAACAAGCTGCTTTGGGAAGTTATCTCCACCAGGATGAGGGAAAAAGGTTATAATCGAAGCGCTGAACAGTGCAAGTGCAAGTGGAAAAACCTCTTTACTCGTTACAAG GGATGTGGAACGGTTGACGCAGAAACTGTGCGGCAACAGTTCCCGTTTTACGACGAGTTGCAGGCTATATTCACGGCGAGGATGCAAAGTGTTCTATGTTCGGAAAGTGAAGGCGGAGGAGCTACCGGGTCAAAAAAAAAGGCAGCACAGGCGCAGCTATCTTCCGACGAGGAAGACGATACGGAGGAAAACGAGTACAGCTttaggaagaagaagaaagggaaaacTGGTGGTGGGAGTAGTAGTAAGAGCGGCAGCATTAATATAAAGGAAATGTTAGAGGACTTCATGAGACAACAGTTGCAGATGGAAATGCAATGGAGGGAAGCTTTGGAGTCGAGAGAAAACGAGAGGCGGATGAAGGAAATGGAGTGGAGGCAAACCATGGAAGTCCTTGAAAACGAGAGGATAATGATGGAGAGAAGGTGGAGGGAAAGGGAAGAACAAAGGAGAATAAGGGAAGAAGCTAGGGCTGAGAAGAGAGATGCTCTCATTACTGCACTTTTAAACAAGCTTAGAAGAGAAGATCAAATGTAG